The Usitatibacter rugosus genome segment CACCTGCTTCTTGGCGAGCAGCGAGGCGGTTTCCTCGCGGATCTTGCGGATCTCCTCGATCTGCTTGTCGAGCTTGGAGATCTCGGTCTTCATGTAGTTGACGTTCGTCTGCTGCTGCTGGACCTGCTGGTCCAGGAAGAACCAGACGAGGAACGCCGCCATCAGGCCGAAGGCGATCGTGATGCCGGCGAAGGCGGCGAACTGCTTCTGTCGCAGCCGCCGTTTTTCTTCGCGGTGCGGTAGGAGGTTGATGCGAATCATGACGGGTCGAACCTCCGCATCGCCAGGCCGCAGGCAATCATGAGCGAGGGCGCGTCGATCGTGAGCTGGCGCGGCTTGATCCGCGAGGACAGCGCCATGTTCGCGAACGGGTTCGCGACGATCGTGTGGACCTGGGTGCGCTGGGCGACCATCTCCTCCAGCCCGTCGAGCATGGCGCAGCCGCCCGTGAGCAGGATGTGGTCGACCTTGTTGAACTGGGTCGAGGTGAAGAAGAACTGAAGGGCGCGCTGGATTTCCAGCACGATCTTCTCGTTGAAGGGCTGCAGGACGTCCGGCCCGAAGTTCTCGGGGAGGTTGCCGACCCGCTTGGCCGCCTCGGCTTCTTCGGGGGGCATGTCGAACTGGCGGGCGATGTCCTGGGTCAGAAGGTTTCCGCCGATCTGCTGCTCGCGGGTATAGACCGTCTGGCCGTTGTGCAGGACCGTCACGCGCGTGATCGTGGCGCCGATGTCGACCACCACCGTCACGTCACTCTCGGAGATGCCGGAATTTCCACCGCAAATCAGCTCGAACGCCGTCTGGGACGCGTAGGACTCCACGTCCATGACGATGGTCTTCAGGCCGGCGGCTTCCGTGGCGGCCACGCGGTCCTCGATCTTTTCCTTGCGGGAGGCGGCGATCAGGACTTCCACCTCGTCCTCGCCGGACGGGGCCGGGCCGAGGACCTGGAAGTCGAGGTTGACCTCGTCCAGGGAGAAAGGAATGTATTGGTTGGCCTCGCCCTGGACCTGGACTTCCATGTCCTCCTCGCGCTGGCCGCCGGGCAGGATCACCTTCTTGGTGATCACGGCCGCGGCCGGGAGGGCAAGGGCGACGTTCTTGATCCGGGACCCGAGGGCTTTGTGGGCGCGTTTCAGCGCCTCGCCCGCGGCCTCGATGTTTGCAATGTTTCCATCGACGACCGTGTCCTTGGGGAGCGGTTCGATCGCATAGCGCTCGACGCGATAGACATTCCGGCCGGCCTCGACGATTTCCACCAGCTTGACCGAGGACGAGCTGATGTCGCACCCAACGAGGGGCGGCGTCTTGGCTTTAAGGAAATCGAATTGGGCCGCTAATTTTTCTTTAATCATAGTGGAAGGTTAGCACCCACTGCGGAGAATCTACTTTAGATGCTAGCAACAAGTCCTAGGTGTGTAAAGCCTTTTCGGGAAGGGCTCCTCTGGGCGGCCCGACCTTATAATGGCGTCATCCTTCCGATCCCTGCCTTTTGTCCGGGCCCGCTGCCCGGCTTTCCCCCGATTCCATGACCTCTCGCTGGTGGTTCTACCCCGCCCTGATCTTCGTCTCCCTGGCCCTTGTCGCGGCCGGCGTGGGGGCGCTCACGGTCGTCCTGCTGTGGCCAAACCTTCCGGGTTTGGACGTCCTTACAAACTATCGGCCGAAGATCCCGCTCAGGGTCTACAGCGCGGACGGCGACCTGATCGGTGAATTCGGCGAGGAGAAGCGCGCGCTGGTCCGGCTGGACGACGTGCCCCAGGTGATGAAGCAGGCGATCCTCGCCGCGGAGGACGACCGGTTCTACCAGCACGGCGGCGTGGACTACGTGGGCGTGGCCCGCGCGGCCGTCGCCAACCTGCAGGGCCGGCGGGAGGGCGCCAGCACGATCACCATGCAGGTGGCGCGCACCTTCTTCCTCACGCGGGAGAAGACCTTCGCCCGCAAGCTCTCCGAGGTGCTGCTCGCCTTCAAGATCGAGGCCAACCTCACCAAGGACCAGATCCTCGAGCTCTATCTGAACCAGATCTTCCTCGGCCAGCGGGCCTACGGGTTCGCCGCGGCCTCCCAGATCTACTTCGGCAAGGACCTGAAGGCCATCAGCCCGGCCGAAGCCGCCATGCTGGCCGGCCTGCCCCAGGCGCCGTCGCGGCAGAACCCCCTCGTCAACCCGAAGCGGGCCCAGCAGCGCCAGCAATACGTCCTGCGCCGCATGGCGGACCTCGGATGGCTGGCGCCCGACCAGTACAAGAAGGCGCTCGCCGAGCCGCTGCGCCTGAACACCGACCTTCGCGACACCTACGCTTTCCGGGCCGACTACGTGGCCGAGATGGCGCGCGCCGCCGTCTTCGAGCAGTACGGCGAGCCGGCCTATGTGAGCGGGATCAAGGTCTACACGACGGTCAAGCGCAAGGACCAGGAGGACGCCAACGCGGCCCTCCGCGCCGGGGTCCTCGAGTACGACCGGCGCCACGGCTATCGCGGCCCCGAGGGCCGGGCCGACCTGCCCGACCAGGCCGGTTCCGAGCTGGACGACGCCGTCGAGGAAGCGCTGCAGGACCGCGAGGCGGTGGCCGACCTGGTCCCCGCGGTGGTCCTCGCCGCATCGGCGAAGGAAGTGACCGCCGTGATGCGCCGCGGCGACGTGGTGAAGATCTCGGGCGACGGGCTCAAGTTCGCCGCGCGCTCGCTGGCCGGCGGCAACCCGGACCGGGCGCTGCGCCGCGGATCGATCATCCGCCTGCAGCCGGGCGACAAGGGCGCGTGGAACATCGCGCAGACGCCGAAGGTCGAGGCGGCGCTGGTCGCCGTCGATCCGCGCAACGGGTCGATCCGAGCGCTGGCCGGCGGATTCGACTTCAATGCGAGCAAGTTCAACCACGTGACGCAGGCGTGGCGCCAGCCGGGATCGAGCTTCAAGCCGTTCATCTATTCGGCCGCGCTCGAGAAGGGCTTCACCGCGGCCACCGTGCTGAACGACGCGCCCTTCGTGATCGAGGCGGCCAAGACCGGCGGCCAGCTCTGGGAGCCGAAGAACTACGACGGCAAGTACGAAGGGCCGATGCGGCTCCGCACGGGGCTCGCGAAGTCGAAGAACATGATCTCGATCCGCCTGCTGCAGGCGATCGGTCCCGGCTACGCGCAGGACTACATCCAGCGCTTCGGCTTCGATCCCAAGATGCACCCGGCCTATCTCACGATGGCGCTGGGCGCGGGCTCGGCCACGCCGCTGCAGATGGCCGCGGCCTATTCGACGTTCGCCAACGGCGGCTACCGCATCAAGCCGTGGTTCATCGCGAAGATCGTCGACGACCGCGGCGAGACGCTCTATGCCGCGAAGCCGGAAGTCGCCGGCGAGGATGCCGAGCGCGTCCTCGACCCGCGCAATGCCTTCATGATGAACAGCCTCATGCGCGACGTGGTGCGCTACGGCACCGCCACGCCCGCGATGAAGCTCGGCCGCAACGACCTCGCGGGCAAGACGGGCACGACCAACGAGCATGTCGACGCGTGGTTCGCCGGCTTCCAGCAGACCCTGGTCGCGGTGGCGTGGATCGGCTTCGACACGCCCGCGGGCCTGGGGCCGAACGAGACGGGCGGGGTCGCCGCGCTGCCGATCTGGATGGGCTACATGCAAGGCGCGCTGAAGGGCGTGCCGGAAGCGGAGCTGGACGTACCGTCGGGCGTGGTGGCCGTGGCCATCAACCCCGCGACCGGTTTCCGCGAGACGGGCGGCAAGACGGTGGAATACTTCTATGCGGAGACACAGCCCGGCACCGGCGAGGAGGGCGCCTTCGCGCGCGATTCGAGCCGGCCGCCCGAGGAAGTGAAGAACCAGATCTTCTAGAAGCGACAATAGCCGCATGAGCAAGGCCCGGTCCCGCAAGGACACGAACATCCGCAGCCACATCGCGTACCTCGCCGCCCGCCTGATGGCCGAGGACGGCGTGGCCGACTATGGAGCCGCCAAGCAGAAGGCCGCGCGCCAGGCGGGCCTGCTGGACGCGAAGCTCCTGCCGGACAACCAGGAAATCGAAGCGGCCCTGCGCGAATACCAGTCGCTCTACCAGGCCGACGATCAACCGGCGCAGCTGCGGCGCATGCGCGAGGTCGCCGTGCGCGTGATGCGCGAATTCAGCCACTTCAATCCCGCGCTCGTGGGCTCGGTGCTGAGCGGCACCGCGAACAAGTTCTCGGACGTGAACCTGCACCTCTACGCCGACGACGCGAAGGCGCTCACGCTCTTCCTGCTCAACCACCGCTACAAGTACGAAGAGGGCGCACGCCGCGTGCGGCGCGGCGACGGGTACGTGGACGTGCCGCAGTTCCTGCTCGAGGTGGAAGGCGTCCCGGTGACGCTCACGGTGCTCGACCGCGACCACGAGCGGCTCGCGGGGCGCTCGCGCAGCGAGCCGGACGCGCAGCGCGCCCGTTTGCCCGAGGTCGAAGCCTTGCTGGGTGTTAACCCTTGAGGCGCTTGGCCGCGTCGATCGCGAAGTAGGTGAGGATCGCGTCGGCCCCGGCACGGCGGAACGACAGCAGCGCTTCCATCATGCAGGCCTCGCCGTCGATCCACCCTTGTGCCGCGGCGGCCTGCAGCATCGCGTACTCGCCGCTCACCTGGTAGACGAAGGTCGGAACGCCGAAGCGGTCCTTCACTCGCCGCACGATGTCGAGGTAGGGCATCCCCGGCTTCACCATCACGTAGTCCGCGCCCTCTTCGAGGTCGAGCGCGATCTCGTGCAGCGCCTCGTCGGAGTTCGCGGGGTCCATCTGGTAGTTCTTCTTGTCGCCCTTGCCCAGGCTCGTCCCCGAGCCGACGGCGTCGCGGAACGGTCCGTAGAAAGCCGATGCGTATTTGGCCGAGTACGCGAGGATGCGTGTGTGGATGAAGCCCTTCTCGTCCATCGCGCGTCGCAATGCGGCGACACGCCCATCCATCATGTCCGAGGGCGCGACGATGTCGACGCCCGCTTCAGCGTGAGCCAGTGCTTGCTTCGACAGCGCGACCAGCGTCTCGTCGTTCACGACGTAGCCGGATGTGTCGATCAAGCCATCCTGTCCGTGCGTGGTGTACGGGTCGAGCGCGACATCGGTGATGACGCCCAGCTCGGGGAAGCGCTTCTTCAGCTCGCGGACGGCGCGCGGCACGAGGCCCTTCGCGTTCCAGGCCTCCTCGGCGCCGGCCGTCTTCAGGCCCGGCTCGATGACCGGGAACAACGCGAGCGCGGGAATGCCCAAAGTGAGGGCTTGCTCGGCGACGGGCAGAAGCTCATCGACGGTCCTGCGAAGCACGCCCGGCATCGAGGCCACGGGCTCGGTCTTCTTCGCGCCGTCGAGCACGAAGACCGGCAGGATGAGATTGTCCGGCGACAAGCCGTTCTCGCGCACCAAGCGGCGCGAGAAATCATCGCGGCGCGCTCGGCGCATGCGGCGGTCCGGAAACCTTCCGATTCCTGTGGTCATCGCGTCTGGATTGCAAAAAAGGCCGGGAACTTTAGCACGGTGCGTCCGCTCTTATCCTGTGAAGGCTAACGCCTTCCCCGCTTCTCCTCCCTGAGCGGGCGCCTTAATCCCAATTAAGGCTTTTTGACCCCGCCTTTACTCCCCTTTAGGCGGGGTTTTGTTTTTTGCGTCGCGAACCCACTCGGTGATCTTCGCGGTCGCCTCGCTGAGGCCCTCGCGCTTCAGGCTGGAGAAAAGCTGCACCGTCGAGTTTCCATGGAGTTTCGAAAGGCCCGAGCGTGTCTGCTGCAGCGTGCGTTGCGCGGCTTGCTTCGAAAGCTTGTCCGACTTGGTGAGCAGCACATGCACCGGACGGTTCGAGGGCGCGAGCCACGCGAGCAGCTCGTGGTCGAGCGGCGTGAGCGGATGGCGCGCGTCCATCATCAGCACGACGCCGGCGAGCGACTCGCGCTCCGCCACGTAGCGCCCCACCAGGACCTCCCAATGCTTGCGCACCTCGAGCGGCACGCCCGCGTAGCCATAGCCGGGCAGGTCGACGAGATAGGCCGCGCCGTCCAGCGTGAAGAAGTTGATGAGCTGCGTGCGTCCCGGCGTCTTGCTCGCGAAGGCCAGGCGCCGCCGGCCGGTGAGCGTGTTGATGGCGCTCGACTTGCCGGCGTTGGAGCGGCCCGCGAAGGCGACTTCGGGAGCCCCGGGCGCGGGGAGCAGCTCCGTGTCGTGCACGGAGATCGCGAACGCCGCCGAAGCGAGGTTGAGGGCCTTCGAGGAGCCGCTGCTGGCGACCCGGGGGGTGCCTACGGTAAAATCGTCCGGCTTACGCGTCCGCTTTTCCTTGACGCCCTTTTCCTTCACGTCTTTCAGGCGAGGTTTTCGAATGCGATCCTTCTCGGGCTTTGCGCTCATGGCGCTAGTTTACGCAGGCGCCACCGTGGCGGCCGATTCCGCCCCCGCGGCCGCGAAGCCGGACCTCGCGCGCGGCAAGCAGATCGCCTCGTCGGTCTGCGTGGCCTGCCACGGAGCGGATGGCGTGGGCACCGCACCCAACCCGAACCTCGCCGGCCAGGACGCCTACTACATCCAGCGCCAGCTGACGGCGTTCAAGTCCGGCGCCCGCCCGAGCCCGATCATGCAGGGCATGGCCGCCGGCCTTTCGCCGGAAGACATGCTCGCCGTGGGTGCGTACTACTCGTCGCAGAAGCCCGCCCAGACGGCGGCTCGCGACAAGGCGCTCGCCGATCGCGGCCAGAAGATCTG includes the following:
- the yihA gene encoding ribosome biogenesis GTP-binding protein YihA/YsxC — encoded protein: MSAKPEKDRIRKPRLKDVKEKGVKEKRTRKPDDFTVGTPRVASSGSSKALNLASAAFAISVHDTELLPAPGAPEVAFAGRSNAGKSSAINTLTGRRRLAFASKTPGRTQLINFFTLDGAAYLVDLPGYGYAGVPLEVRKHWEVLVGRYVAERESLAGVVLMMDARHPLTPLDHELLAWLAPSNRPVHVLLTKSDKLSKQAAQRTLQQTRSGLSKLHGNSTVQLFSSLKREGLSEATAKITEWVRDAKNKTPPKGE
- the hemB gene encoding porphobilinogen synthase, which codes for MRRARRDDFSRRLVRENGLSPDNLILPVFVLDGAKKTEPVASMPGVLRRTVDELLPVAEQALTLGIPALALFPVIEPGLKTAGAEEAWNAKGLVPRAVRELKKRFPELGVITDVALDPYTTHGQDGLIDTSGYVVNDETLVALSKQALAHAEAGVDIVAPSDMMDGRVAALRRAMDEKGFIHTRILAYSAKYASAFYGPFRDAVGSGTSLGKGDKKNYQMDPANSDEALHEIALDLEEGADYVMVKPGMPYLDIVRRVKDRFGVPTFVYQVSGEYAMLQAAAAQGWIDGEACMMEALLSFRRAGADAILTYFAIDAAKRLKG
- a CDS encoding pilus assembly protein PilM, whose amino-acid sequence is MIKEKLAAQFDFLKAKTPPLVGCDISSSSVKLVEIVEAGRNVYRVERYAIEPLPKDTVVDGNIANIEAAGEALKRAHKALGSRIKNVALALPAAAVITKKVILPGGQREEDMEVQVQGEANQYIPFSLDEVNLDFQVLGPAPSGEDEVEVLIAASRKEKIEDRVAATEAAGLKTIVMDVESYASQTAFELICGGNSGISESDVTVVVDIGATITRVTVLHNGQTVYTREQQIGGNLLTQDIARQFDMPPEEAEAAKRVGNLPENFGPDVLQPFNEKIVLEIQRALQFFFTSTQFNKVDHILLTGGCAMLDGLEEMVAQRTQVHTIVANPFANMALSSRIKPRQLTIDAPSLMIACGLAMRRFDPS
- a CDS encoding c-type cytochrome, encoding MAADSAPAAAKPDLARGKQIASSVCVACHGADGVGTAPNPNLAGQDAYYIQRQLTAFKSGARPSPIMQGMAAGLSPEDMLAVGAYYSSQKPAQTAARDKALADRGQKIWRAGVKATAVPACAGCHGAAGRGMSAQFPAIAGQSPELLLGWLKAFASGERPSEIMRVVASKMNEADMKAVAEYASGLR
- a CDS encoding penicillin-binding protein 1A codes for the protein MTSRWWFYPALIFVSLALVAAGVGALTVVLLWPNLPGLDVLTNYRPKIPLRVYSADGDLIGEFGEEKRALVRLDDVPQVMKQAILAAEDDRFYQHGGVDYVGVARAAVANLQGRREGASTITMQVARTFFLTREKTFARKLSEVLLAFKIEANLTKDQILELYLNQIFLGQRAYGFAAASQIYFGKDLKAISPAEAAMLAGLPQAPSRQNPLVNPKRAQQRQQYVLRRMADLGWLAPDQYKKALAEPLRLNTDLRDTYAFRADYVAEMARAAVFEQYGEPAYVSGIKVYTTVKRKDQEDANAALRAGVLEYDRRHGYRGPEGRADLPDQAGSELDDAVEEALQDREAVADLVPAVVLAASAKEVTAVMRRGDVVKISGDGLKFAARSLAGGNPDRALRRGSIIRLQPGDKGAWNIAQTPKVEAALVAVDPRNGSIRALAGGFDFNASKFNHVTQAWRQPGSSFKPFIYSAALEKGFTAATVLNDAPFVIEAAKTGGQLWEPKNYDGKYEGPMRLRTGLAKSKNMISIRLLQAIGPGYAQDYIQRFGFDPKMHPAYLTMALGAGSATPLQMAAAYSTFANGGYRIKPWFIAKIVDDRGETLYAAKPEVAGEDAERVLDPRNAFMMNSLMRDVVRYGTATPAMKLGRNDLAGKTGTTNEHVDAWFAGFQQTLVAVAWIGFDTPAGLGPNETGGVAALPIWMGYMQGALKGVPEAELDVPSGVVAVAINPATGFRETGGKTVEYFYAETQPGTGEEGAFARDSSRPPEEVKNQIF